One Mercurialis annua linkage group LG3, ddMerAnnu1.2, whole genome shotgun sequence DNA window includes the following coding sequences:
- the LOC126673608 gene encoding transcription initiation factor IIB-2-like: MADSYCSDCKKLTEVVFDHSAGDTICSECGLVLEAHSVDESSEWRTFANESSDHDPNRVGGPINPLLTDGGLTTVISKTTGSKSNNDMVSGGSLAKWQSRGSNPDRGLIQAFKSISALADRLGLVTTIKDRANEIYKKVEDQKPLKGRNQDAIAAACLYIACRQENKPRTVKEICSAVNGATKKEIGRAKEFIMKHLEVEMGHVEIGTIHAADYLRRFCSNLGMTNQAVKAAQEAVQKSEELDIRRSPISVAAAVIYIITQLSDEKKPLKDISVATRVAEGTIKNVYKDLYPHLTLIIPSWFAKEEDVKNLHA; the protein is encoded by the exons ATGGCAGATTCGTATTGCTCAGACTGCAAGAAACTAACCGAAGTAGTGTTCGACCACTCAGCCGGCGACACAATCTGCTCCGAATGCGGTTTAGTACTCGAAGCTCACAGTGTTGACGAGTCATCAGAATGGCGAACTTTTGCCAACGAATCGTCCGATCATGACCCTAACCGTGTCGGCGGTCCGATTAACCCGCTCTTAACCGACGGTGGACTCACCACTGTTATCTCCAAAACTACCGGCAGTAAATCTAATAATGATATGGTCTCCGGTGGCTCTCTTGCTAAATGGCAAAGCCGCGGTTCGAACCCTGATCGGGGTTTGATTCAGGCTTTTAAGTCTATTTCTGCATTGGCCGATAG GTTGGGACTGGTTACGACCATAAAG GATCGAGCTAATGAGATATATAAGAAGGTGGAAGATCAGAAACCTTTAAAAGGGAGGAATCAAGATGCTATTGCAGCTGCTTGTCTCTACATTGCCTGTCGTCAAGAGAACAAGCCACGAACTGTAAAAG AGATTTGCTCTGCTGTCAATGGGGCAACTAAGAAAGAAATTGGCCGAGCTAAAGAGTTTATAATGAAACATCTGGAGGTAGAGATGGGGCATGTGGAAATAGGAACTATCCATGCTGCAGACTATTTA AGACGCTTTTGCTCGAACCTTGGAATGACCAATCAAGCAGTCAAGGCTGCCCAAGAAGCTGTCCAGAAATCTGAAGAGCTTGACATAAG GAGGAGTCCGATATCAGTGGCCGCAGCTGTTATTTACATTATTACTCAACTATCAGATGAGAAGAAACCTCTCAAAG ATATATCCGTTGCGACTCGAGTTGCGGAAGGCACCATCAAGAATGTCTATAAGGATCTATATCCTCATTTAACCCTGATTATACCGAGCTGGTTCGCCAAGGAAGAAGATGTGAAGAATTTGCACGCATAG